Proteins from a genomic interval of Schistocerca piceifrons isolate TAMUIC-IGC-003096 chromosome 3, iqSchPice1.1, whole genome shotgun sequence:
- the LOC124789855 gene encoding uncharacterized protein LOC124789855 — protein MAASASSVTWLVILSVLVAAAAATPRRDFKGVAAMDDTLSMLSTECDAKKDSLSCVKYKVLTVIEQLFRKESFKVSDGVTVVKNDAEPAPQEAGSARGSSSWVDAAMELVTGHDLRVQLPGEATLVVSPRALDSAGEVSATLHFDNRALEGRSVEEARKSKLKKIIVPVLVFVLLKAITLVPLLVGALGLKAWNALQLSFFSFIISVALAVFQLCKKLASDAAAWPAAATVSAHAPWEPSGAGHQVAWGRASPAEDDAQRLAYRGYAED, from the exons ATGGCGGCCTCAGCGAGCTCGGTGACCTGGCTGGTGATCCTGTCCGTCCTCGTGGCAGCAGCCGCGGCGACACCCAGGAGGGACTTCAAGGGCGTCGCCGCCATGGACGACACGCTCTCCATGCTCAGCACGGAGTGCGACGCCAAGAAAGACTCCCTCTCCTGTGTCAAGTACAAGGTCCTCACCGTCATTGAGCAGCTCTTCAGGAAGGAATCTTTCAAG GTGTCGGACGGCGTGACGGTGGTGAAGAACGACGCGGAGCCAGCGCCGCAGGAGGCAGGTTCCGCCCGCGGCTCCAGCAGCTGGGTGGACGCCGCCATGGAGCTGGTCACCGGGCACGACCTGCGCGTCCAGTTGCCTGGAGAAGCCACGCTCGTCGTCTCCCCGCGAGCGCTCGACTCGGCTGGAGAGGTGTCGGCCACCCTGCACTTCGACAACCGCGCCCTCGAGGGGCGCTCAGTCGAGGAAG CGCGCAAGAGCAAGCTGAAGAAGATCATCGTGCCGGTCCTGGTGTTCGTGCTGCTCAAGGCGATCACGCTGGTGCCGCTGCTGGTGGGCGCGCTCGGTCTCAAGGCGTGGAACGCGCTGCAGCTGTCCTTCTTCTCGTTCATCATTTCGGTGGCGCTGGCCGTCTTCCAGCTGTGCAAGAAGCTCGCGTCTGACGCGGCGGCGTGGCCCGCGGCCGCCACGGTGTCCGCGCATGCGCCCTGGGAGCCCTCCGGCGCCGGCCACCAGGTGGCGTGGGGCCGCGCCTCCCCCGCCGAGGACGACGCGCAGCGCCTCGCCTACCGGGGCTACGCCGAGGATTAG